The proteins below are encoded in one region of Brienomyrus brachyistius isolate T26 unplaced genomic scaffold, BBRACH_0.4 scaffold36, whole genome shotgun sequence:
- the LOC125721952 gene encoding uncharacterized protein LOC125721952, which translates to MRLHLLFCTKMARIRRMEKAVCWSDDRYWATWDKWGEVIDWGDEKELCSPAESPSDQADSSTESHSRRRIAKAVSWTDDAYWAAWDKWEEIICWGDEEECSQVTPPTSQLGRDKGIDVHGLEAFVINNRTISIKPVDNHQDSLKIGAVLVDLCQFDLEYLDQSKFNFEIVQVQIGEVEVEEIRENSFEKAFELEIVDVAVEVINSEFQLNAINLDIVETKVDKLLLEDLIVGDLEAGNVKVSVSNGNVVKVPLRYPSPQRNRRTRQP; encoded by the exons atgcggcttcacttgcttttctgcaccaagatggcaag aatcagacgaatggagaaagctgtttgctggagcgacgacagatactgggcaacttgggacaagtggggagaggtgattgactggggagatgagaaagagctgtgctccccagcagaatcaccttctgaccaggctgacagttccactgagtcacattcccgaaggcgaattgccaaggcagttagctggacggatgatgcttattgggcagcctgggacaagtgggaagagatcatctgctggggtgatgaagaggagtgctcccaagtaactccacccactagccagcttgggagggataaggggatagatgtacatgggttggaggcttttgtgataaataacaggacaatctccataaagcctgtagacaaccatcaagatagtctgaagataggagctgtgctggtagacctctgccagtttgatctcgaatatttagatcaaagtaaatttaattttgaaattgtgcaagtacaaattggagaagttgAAGTGGAGGAGATTAGAGAAAAttcttttgaaaaagcatttgaattggaaattgtggatgtggcagtagaagttataaacagtgaattccaACTGAATGcaataaatttggatattgttgagactaaggtggacaaattattattggaagatctgatcgttggcgatttagaagcaggcaatgtgaaggtgtcagtatcaaatggcaatgtggtgaaggtacccttaaggtacccttcaccacagaggaacagaaggaccaggcagccttag